The sequence below is a genomic window from Lolium perenne isolate Kyuss_39 chromosome 7, Kyuss_2.0, whole genome shotgun sequence.
catctaaatcttctCACGATCATTGATCATTTCACCAATATGTGTGGATAGTTATTTTTAGATTTGTAGGTAGCCTTGCATATTGTTCAGCTGGTTCTAAGTTAGTTTGTTTGATACTTATCTGTATTTGTTACATATTTGTTCTACTTGTCTGATAGTTTTTTTTTCCTTGAAGAAAAGGTATGATTTTTATCTTCTGGTATATATTGAGAATACTGTTCGAGGGTTCACCCTGCTTGGTACTACTGATAGTTGTTGCTGCATGGGGAGTGTTGACTGATTCCAAGGAATGTTTGTTAGGAACTTTGCCCATCTTCTTGACAGTTCTCTTCTATACAGGTCGGGGATAAGCTAATGGTCTTCATTATGTGCTTGACTTAATTCTTTCTTCTCTGATTTCACTGAAATGCTTTCTAACATTTCGATATTGCTTGCTATTACAACAGTACCATTAACATCTGAGATGTATGCCTTAGATTGAGACATGTGTCTCCAGATCTTAAAGTTAAACAGGTCTGTGAATGTTGAAATCAGTTAGATAGGAAGTTGTCTGCAATTCTGGATGTTATTGATTCTTATAACTTTTGAATGGATTAAAATATCAGTGGCCTAAAAAGGCTGTGTTCTTTAAGTCTTTATTGAACTTTGAAAGTTTAATGATGGTGCCTACTACATATTGTTCAACAGGGTATTGCAGCGGTGGGCGTGAGCGTGAGCGTGCTGTTGTTTGGAGTGTAGGAGTTATAGGAGGACATGCTTTGGGCTCGCGGCCGTGTGCACAGGCTACGGAGGTGCACCAGGTGGCCGAGATTGTGACCGGTTGCGAGGGATTTCAGAACTAGAGCAGGGACCTCATCTCCTTGCTGCCGTAATAATTGGCCACAATACTAGAAAGTCTGCTCCAAATGTTTTATTGTTCTTGATATTAGCAAGTGCTCTTCCTCATATGCCGAAGTGACCTCCTATTATGTATTGACCTTTATTCTTCCTCAGAACAAGAGTTTGAATTGTTCTAAAATTTTGTTCTATGAAATTAGTTGTCTTGAGAAAAGCTACCATATATTGTGACAATGGGCTACCTATGTAGATGAtgatcattttcatattttacacGAGTcacacggggtcgtgcgccaaggcgcacatcaaaATCTAGTTCACGTAAGCCCCGAACATGATCTGGATGCGGGTATCGCTCCCTGGAGGCCGACCTTCCCAAAGGTCCGGTTAGCTCACGTACGTACGACGCGTGGCATCGTACGAAACGTCTCCCGCGCGCCGAGCTGTACTTGCCCGCGCGAGTCCGTCCCGTCCCGTCCCCGCGTATGGCGCCACCTCCTATACGCGCACGGCCGCGCGCTAGTACGCGCGCTCTCCGCCTCGCTCCGCTCGACCCAGTACGTGCACGCCCGCGATAGCAAAGCTAGCCAGCTAACTTTCACATGATCAAGTACAAAAAGCGATGCAGCTAGCTCACTACATACAAGTGTATGTCTTCGTTTTTTCTTCTTATCAAAACATAGGTACAAATCAGACACGAAGCAGTGATAAATCAAGACACGAAAGGCTGATAATACGCACAACACACGAAAGTAATTGAACACACATGCGAAAGTACAAGCACAAATACGCACACGAGCATGTCGTGCACACGAAAGTAATGACACACAACACACGAAAGTAATTgaacacacgagcgagtacaagtACAATGCACGCAGACGAAAGGTGTACAAACGCGCATACAAGCGGTACAATGAACACGAACAAGTACATGTACAGACGCATTGCACACACGAAAGGTGCATGCCACAGTAAGTACACAGTACCCGCACACGGCGAGTACAAGCGAGTAAAGGGAAAAACTGCACCAAACACACTAAAAACAAGATTTTTCAAATGAAACACAGTACAAGCAGACACACCACAGGTACAATCATACTACTATTGAAAGTACAAAAAAAAAGTATctccaaacctatcaacatgggatctagtttcgaagatctcgacgcgaggatctcaaaagtgaaaacggttcgcaatttggacttacggttctcaagatatttcatttaaaaaaaaacgaatctagaagaaaaagggaaaaactgctcccccatccccaccttgcttccccttgcgacacgtggcgagcagggagaccacttcccagAGATTTTCTGGCACCACAACGCGCCACTTGTCGCGTGCGGAGTGAGTTGCCTTCCTTCGCGAAGGTCGGCCTTTTTCTAGAGTTTTCCTCTGGATGCTCAAAACAAAATTGCCCTTAGACAACCTGAAGCCCACAGAGCTCGTGGCGGTACTTCTCCATGTTAGGGCCTAGTTTGTGCTTCAACGTCTCGAAGGCCAGTAGCGCTAGCATGCTACCTGTGCCGGCAGGCTTCGACTTGGAGATCCCTTCACGGGGCGGCATGACGTTCAGCTTCTCCACGACATTGCTCAGCGCGCCTACGCAGCTCCGATCGTGCTCCCGCGCCAGCCGCTTGACATCGTACAACTGCCGCCCGATAAGGTCTCGCGCCATCTTCATGAAGTCGTCGACGCTGTCCGGGAGCTTCTCGCCGTACATCATGGTCACGAAGTAGGCGACGTGGTAGGCGCCGGTGAAGGTCGCCCACGACGGCCGGGCTCTGATGAGGCCGGAGTCCCGAAGCAGCCAGCGGAGCCTGAAGCCGTCGATGCCGTCCCGGGGAAGCCGGCTGAAGTCGACGCCGTGGctggcgaggtaggcgacggactTGGGGTCTCTCGCGTGTTTTGGGGAGGCGACGTCGAACCCCCGCAGGTTGAACTCCCACGCGAAGCGCCGGCCGTCGTCGGTGCAGACGGCGATGCCCACCTGCAGCGGCCTGAGCAGGCCCACGTTGGCCCGGATGACCTCGTAGCGCTCTTCGTCGGCGGTGAGGTCGCGGTGGCTCCGGCCATTACCGTGGCCGAAGACGCAGCCGGGGTACTTCACATTTAGGGCGACGTGCCGGGCAAGCGGCGCGATCTGGTGGAGGAGCCGTGATTCGGCCTTGAAGTTCTCGGCCCACACAGAACGGACGGCGACCTCCATGCTGGTCGCCGGCGACAGCTAGAAGGTTTCTTTTGCTCCGAATACGACCGGTGGCTGTCCTACGATCGAGATTGATGGGGAACGAGGGCGTCTGCTTCGGCTTCTGCTGGACCTGCTTTATATTGAGAGCTGTATATAAATGTGAGGCAAAAACGGGGGAACGTGTCCGACTCTACCCTGGACGCCGAGTTCGCACGGAACTGGTTTTCCGACAGGACAGTAACGTCAAGGAAGTTACTTGTAATGGTGCAACAAAATTGAGAGGAAACAGAACCAAAAATGTAGTGAAGCCAATACCAGGAAGATAAGATTACAAAGCACGGGCGGCAACTTCCACAGCCGGCACGGCAGAGACCTCCACCGGACACCGGCACACCGGACACGTCCGGTGCGACCACAGCCACACGTCGATGCACCCTTCGTAGAACAGGTGCGTGCACGCCGGCAGCTGCTTCACCACCTCCTTTGGCCTAATCTCGGCGAGGCACACGGCGCACTGGTCGCCCTCTCCGCCGCCGCGCTCCAGCTTCTCGTACTTGTACACCGGCAGACCGGCGATCTCAGTCCGTCCTAGCCCGACGGCCGGTTCCCGTGGAAGCGCCGCCATGGACTGGTCACTCTCCGGATCTTGCTCATGCTGCAGGCGTCGCAACCTGGCGCGAGCGCGCGCGCGCTCGCACAGCCCGGCGACGAAGAGGAAGACGAGCAGGAAGGTGGCGATGCGGATGTTGATTCTCCAGGGGACACCTGCCAGGTACAGTATGGCACAGGTTATTCCCACCGGAGCAGCGACGATGAGCGCGAGCTTGAGCGGCATGCCGGCCGGCGCCGAATCCGATGTTGTTTTCTAGGTGCTGCGATTTGCAGTGATTTTGTAAGGCTAGCGCATGGCTTGGTCTATGGGCTTCATAGAATCCTAACAAGTAATTCCAAATGTGCCGGCGTGCGTGAGTGTGTTGTGTGACTGCAAGTGCTCGTGTCGATGGCGACAAGCTGGCTGGCCATCTTGGAGCATACGTGGTCAAATTTTGGATCAGGCTTAATGGCCGCACCATGAACTGCTCGGATTATCCAGCCTTGTGTGTGTGTTTTGAAATTTGGATTTGATGTTGGTGAGGACAGAGGTAGTTAATTTGCAGCGTGCTACACTATTTTTCGATGATAACAAAGGGAAGCGTATTTATGTAAACTACTCCTTCTATTTCAAATTAGGATGCATATAGTTTTTGATCAAGAACAAAATTTTCCAAAATTTGACCAACTCTATAGAAAAGTGTATTGACATTAATTATGCCAAATCAGTGTTTTTAGACCAATTATGAAATATATCTTCATATGGAGTGCATTTGATATTTTAGATATTTATATTTTTTATAtagttggtcaaactttaaaTTTATTTAGGTTGACCAAAAACTATATGCATTCCTATTTTGGGGTAGAGAGAGTATGTCCAACTGACACACTGACACACACACTACTCCTCCGTCTGAGAATAAGTATACGCTTTCCTTTTTGGAGGTCAAACATTTTTTACTTTGACTAAATGTTTACACAAAAATATGTGACATCAAATTATTACACTGTAGCTGATATTAATTTGGTGTCATAAATGCTATTGTTTTTTCTAGAGAGTTAATGATACTAATCAATAAAGTTTGACTTAAGACATGTCTAAACGTAAATTTATttaagactagtcatagtgggagtaacttggtTAGTAACATAGAGCTACATGCAATGCCAACTAAGCATTTTGATG
It includes:
- the LOC127315515 gene encoding probable CCR4-associated factor 1 homolog 9; this encodes MEVAVRSVWAENFKAESRLLHQIAPLARHVALNVKYPGCVFGHGNGRSHRDLTADEERYEVIRANVGLLRPLQVGIAVCTDDGRRFAWEFNLRGFDVASPKHARDPKSVAYLASHGVDFSRLPRDGIDGFRLRWLLRDSGLIRARPSWATFTGAYHVAYFVTMMYGEKLPDSVDDFMKMARDLIGRQLYDVKRLAREHDRSCVGALSNVVEKLNVMPPREGISKSKPAGTGSMLALLAFETLKHKLGPNMEKYRHELCGLQVV
- the LOC127312143 gene encoding E3 ubiquitin-protein ligase ATL9-like; protein product: MPLKLALIVAAPVGITCAILYLAGVPWRINIRIATFLLVFLFVAGLCERARARARLRRLQHEQDPESDQSMAALPREPAVGLGRTEIAGLPVYKYEKLERGGGEGDQCAVCLAEIRPKEVVKQLPACTHLFYEGCIDVWLWSHRTCPVCRCPVEVSAVPAVEVAARAL